TGCCATTCAGCGTGCCGTATTCGACGACGTCGTACGCCTCCTCGTCCGCCCCCGGCACCGTGAGTGCGGCGGCACAGACGAACGCGGCGCCGCGGTGCGGCTCGGCGATGTCCCCCAGCTGGGCCAGCAGAAGATCGAGGTTCGCCTGGTCGTCGCCGTGGCGGCCGGCCCAGCGGGCGGAGAAGATGCCCGGGGCGCCGCCCATGATGTCCACGCTCAGGCCCGAGTCGTCCGCGATGGACGGCAGCCCGGTGGCCGTCGCCACGGCGCGCGACTTGAGCAGGGAGTTCTCGGCGAAGCTCGTGCCGTCCTCCACCACGTCCGGCACGCCCGCCGTCGCGGCGTCGATCACCTGGGTGTCGACGTCCAGGCCGGG
The nucleotide sequence above comes from Arthrobacter woluwensis. Encoded proteins:
- the rdgB gene encoding RdgB/HAM1 family non-canonical purine NTP pyrophosphatase, which produces MTAPEYTVPDGARLVLATRNAGKLNELRDLLRGQVPGLDVDTQVIDAATAGVPDVVEDGTSFAENSLLKSRAVATATGLPSIADDSGLSVDIMGGAPGIFSARWAGRHGDDQANLDLLLAQLGDIAEPHRGAAFVCAAALTVPGADEEAYDVVEYGTLNGTLLREPRGDGGFGYDPILQPEGETRSCAELSREEKNAISHRGKAFRALLPAIVKALS